In Treponema primitia ZAS-2, a genomic segment contains:
- a CDS encoding ATP-binding cassette domain-containing protein, giving the protein MSNTNYAVPDGEAKGGVHSITIIGGHDKDGLPEDFTLTLEAGGILCVVGPTGAGKSRFLEDIGCLAQGDTPTGRRLLLDGREPSQEQRYSLDGRLVAQLSQNMNFIMDLTVEEFILMHAESRNLASLGEDFSGPRLVERIVTAANRLTGEALSAGTAVTQLSGGQSRSLMIADTALLSPSPVVLIDELENAGVDRRGALELLVGEDKIVLVSTHDPVLALLGQRRICIHRGGVRRIIETSPAERRNAVLMGELSGKFLALRDLLREGAVLDFDMETFFLEGISVKERSLS; this is encoded by the coding sequence ATGTCTAACACAAATTACGCCGTTCCTGACGGCGAAGCCAAGGGCGGAGTCCACAGCATCACCATAATAGGCGGCCATGATAAGGACGGCTTGCCCGAGGACTTTACCCTGACCCTGGAGGCCGGGGGCATACTCTGCGTGGTGGGACCCACCGGAGCGGGAAAAAGTCGCTTCCTGGAGGACATAGGCTGCCTTGCCCAGGGGGACACCCCCACAGGGCGGCGTCTGCTCCTGGACGGCCGGGAGCCCAGCCAGGAACAGCGGTATTCCTTGGATGGGAGGCTGGTGGCCCAGCTTTCCCAAAACATGAACTTTATCATGGACCTGACGGTGGAGGAATTTATCCTCATGCACGCGGAAAGCCGCAATTTGGCCTCCCTGGGTGAAGATTTTTCCGGCCCCCGCCTGGTGGAGCGGATTGTGACCGCCGCCAACCGGCTCACCGGGGAGGCCCTGTCGGCGGGTACGGCGGTAACCCAGCTTTCCGGGGGCCAGTCCCGGTCTTTGATGATCGCCGATACGGCCCTGCTCAGCCCCTCCCCGGTGGTGCTCATCGACGAGCTGGAAAATGCCGGGGTGGACCGCCGTGGGGCACTGGAACTTTTGGTGGGTGAGGATAAGATAGTCCTGGTTTCCACCCACGACCCGGTGCTGGCCCTGCTGGGGCAGCGGCGGATCTGTATACACCGGGGCGGGGTGCGGCGTATCATCGAGACCAGCCCGGCGGAACGGCGCAATGCGGTCCTCATGGGGGAGCTGAGCGGGAAATTTCTAGCCCTCAGGGACTTGCTCCGGGAAGGGGCCGTCCTGGATTTTGATATGGAAACATTTTTTTTAGAAGGGATTTCCGTGAAAGAAAGGAGTTTGTCATGA
- a CDS encoding class I SAM-dependent methyltransferase: protein MAAEAEAKLNTISPTVALPAEKARAKALEFDRIADEVFAPIYLPIARRLLELAGISRGRCVDLGCGGGHLGLALAELVTNEITLLDSNPYALELAARRIKEADRERIATLCADVHAMPIAEASAGLVVSRGAMWFWDKEQSLTEIRRILAPGGVAVLGGGYGSPALKTEIYRVMSERNGDDFGARQQKTTQDSLPEDYAPVAQSLGFAEVRVVHDDTGDWLLLRKAAVSGVPL, encoded by the coding sequence ATGGCTGCGGAAGCAGAGGCGAAGCTAAACACTATTTCCCCTACCGTCGCGCTTCCCGCTGAAAAAGCCCGGGCTAAAGCCTTGGAATTCGACCGCATCGCCGATGAGGTGTTCGCCCCCATATATCTGCCCATCGCAAGGCGGCTCCTGGAACTTGCTGGGATAAGCCGGGGGCGCTGTGTGGACCTGGGCTGCGGCGGGGGGCATCTGGGCCTGGCCCTTGCGGAACTGGTTACGAATGAAATCACCCTTTTGGACTCAAACCCCTATGCCCTGGAACTGGCTGCCCGGCGCATCAAAGAAGCGGACCGGGAGCGTATAGCGACCCTCTGCGCGGATGTTCACGCCATGCCCATTGCGGAGGCTTCGGCGGGCCTGGTTGTCAGCCGGGGGGCCATGTGGTTTTGGGACAAGGAACAAAGCCTGACCGAAATCAGGCGTATTCTGGCGCCCGGCGGGGTGGCAGTTTTGGGCGGGGGCTATGGCAGCCCGGCTTTGAAGACCGAGATTTACCGGGTCATGTCGGAACGAAACGGCGACGACTTTGGGGCGCGTCAGCAGAAAACCACCCAGGATTCCCTGCCCGAGGATTATGCCCCGGTGGCCCAGTCCCTGGGCTTCGCCGAAGTCCGGGTGGTCCATGATGATACCGGGGACTGGCTCCTTCTTCGCAAAGCCGCAGTAAGCGGAGTGCCCTTATGA
- a CDS encoding ABC transporter substrate-binding protein — protein MKKESIIELVPDSMREDLDYLGHVHCPIKDRFSTAWKDFEARYNLSHDRKIKGVVPMGGCGVDIYYNISTIQDLAKFPAVVSESGYGEYFTGNFLSTPEKQDHFAQWPLPQPVHPLFRNLDLQDPRGNFSIFGAMPYVILVNHRRLNGRPAPRCISDLTNPIYEGSLGTGFALDDISELLLLETWKEQGERGIRSLARNIGFTGRAQEMAADTQGNRDGCCVYFLSWFWAHAIPKRDFLEIIWPEDGAVLNPMYALIKKDLTEPQRAAADWVFSPELGQVMADGWFAHVNSAVRHPLPEGALIRWIGWDYIYEKGLLPRIEEIEAVYYDERQRFHPEDPVPASFLSIAVS, from the coding sequence ATGAAAAAAGAGTCGATCATCGAACTGGTTCCCGATTCCATGCGGGAAGACCTGGATTATCTGGGCCATGTGCACTGCCCCATAAAGGATCGGTTTTCTACGGCCTGGAAGGATTTCGAAGCCCGGTATAACCTTTCCCATGACCGGAAAATCAAAGGCGTGGTTCCCATGGGGGGTTGCGGAGTAGATATCTACTATAATATAAGCACGATTCAGGACCTGGCAAAATTCCCCGCAGTGGTTTCCGAATCCGGGTATGGGGAATACTTCACCGGGAATTTCCTCTCGACCCCGGAAAAGCAGGATCATTTCGCCCAATGGCCCCTGCCTCAACCGGTTCATCCCCTGTTCCGGAACCTGGACCTTCAAGACCCCCGGGGCAATTTTAGCATCTTCGGCGCCATGCCCTATGTGATCCTGGTGAACCACCGCCGCCTTAATGGCCGGCCCGCGCCCCGGTGTATCTCGGACCTCACCAATCCTATATATGAAGGGAGTTTGGGCACCGGCTTTGCCTTAGATGATATTTCGGAACTCCTGCTGCTGGAAACGTGGAAAGAGCAGGGCGAAAGGGGCATACGCTCCCTGGCCCGCAATATCGGCTTTACCGGCAGGGCCCAGGAAATGGCCGCCGACACCCAGGGAAACCGGGATGGCTGCTGTGTTTACTTCCTGTCCTGGTTCTGGGCCCACGCAATTCCCAAGCGTGATTTTTTGGAAATTATCTGGCCCGAAGACGGGGCGGTGCTCAACCCCATGTATGCCCTAATAAAGAAAGACCTGACCGAACCCCAGCGAGCCGCCGCAGACTGGGTTTTCAGCCCCGAACTGGGCCAGGTCATGGCCGACGGCTGGTTTGCCCACGTAAACAGCGCAGTCCGCCATCCCCTGCCCGAAGGCGCCTTAATCCGCTGGATAGGCTGGGACTATATCTACGAAAAAGGCCTCCTCCCGAGGATAGAGGAAATCGAAGCCGTCTATTACGATGAGCGCCAAAGGTTCCACCCCGAAGACCCGGTCCCTGCCAGTTTTTTATCAATTGCCGTTTCTTGA
- a CDS encoding lipoprotein: MMKKAIIVMAAMAMILAVGCENVLDQGNRPSGSHEITVEIGGSTARSIMPASDDFTYVEFSFSAVPPTPSEDIPPVQTETGSATFYLPAGTWQLTAKAYRKGLSSPVAQATNDISINSYGAVTAGSTTVFLLPVGTGRGEFKYTVTKTAAALSTSASAASSITITRLDSGETGIEDEAFVDGVRKLVTADFTDNVLTGSLSLDAGRYTVDIRLLTNASSIARSLYAVSIMDGLDSELSYDATISGYVSSTAGVIPFTPDIVLGKTASVGSHIALSIPFNPGTAAQLRFLTVPNTTASVYFTAAKNALQTITIGGTDSSSITKAVTIVDGSTPSDTLDVFTVDTTAIPTGGGEKTFTLTVNEDGYRSIVSTVTVKVIEPNSPGIWAPVSPYVIGGGGSDVVWGNGKFVASDYNNGSAAYSADGVAWTTITQDATTFGANYIKDLAYLNGSFWAVGKGGKIATSVDGITWTAVTQTVAATTEFYSIAWGGGVYIIAGVSGTMIRSTDGVDWQKVETSTFGSATINGVAYGNGIFIAVGANGTSAYSPDGTSWTSTSTTTNTGSFFSTNTIKKIAFGGGNFLAVSRYGVASTANGTDWTWHELWHFDSPTDPACENTKVWIQAVAYGNEYWCVGGQGGRIAYTSDLGTWNKVNGGYHNDPFANGDYVNGIAYSDTGTWLITGGDGSPKAMISRP; the protein is encoded by the coding sequence ATGATGAAAAAGGCAATTATTGTGATGGCGGCCATGGCCATGATCCTGGCCGTAGGGTGCGAAAATGTTTTGGACCAAGGTAATAGGCCTTCAGGGTCCCATGAAATTACCGTGGAAATCGGCGGCTCCACCGCACGGTCGATCATGCCGGCATCAGACGACTTTACCTATGTGGAATTCAGTTTTAGTGCCGTGCCCCCCACACCGTCCGAGGATATCCCCCCGGTACAGACCGAAACCGGCAGCGCCACCTTCTACCTGCCCGCAGGAACATGGCAGCTTACGGCTAAGGCCTATCGGAAAGGGCTGAGCAGCCCGGTGGCCCAAGCGACCAATGACATAAGCATTAATAGTTATGGGGCTGTAACAGCGGGCAGTACCACTGTTTTCCTTTTACCTGTAGGAACCGGCAGGGGTGAATTTAAATACACGGTGACCAAAACCGCTGCTGCCCTTTCCACCAGTGCCAGCGCCGCCAGCAGCATCACCATCACCCGGCTTGACAGCGGGGAGACGGGTATCGAAGATGAGGCTTTTGTTGATGGGGTGCGAAAATTAGTCACCGCCGACTTTACCGATAATGTTCTTACCGGCAGCCTTTCCCTTGATGCGGGACGGTACACTGTGGATATACGGCTGCTTACCAATGCCAGCAGCATAGCCCGGAGCCTGTATGCGGTGTCCATCATGGACGGGCTGGATTCAGAACTCAGCTACGATGCAACAATATCAGGCTATGTGAGTTCAACAGCCGGCGTGATACCCTTTACCCCGGACATTGTGTTAGGCAAAACGGCATCTGTTGGCTCCCATATAGCCTTGAGTATCCCTTTCAATCCCGGCACAGCGGCGCAGCTCCGGTTTCTTACTGTTCCGAATACCACCGCTTCGGTGTACTTTACCGCCGCAAAAAACGCGTTACAGACTATTACCATTGGGGGTACCGACAGCAGTTCGATAACCAAAGCGGTTACTATCGTGGATGGTTCAACCCCGTCCGATACCCTGGATGTGTTTACCGTAGACACTACCGCTATTCCCACTGGGGGGGGTGAAAAAACCTTTACCCTTACGGTGAACGAAGACGGTTACCGTTCCATCGTGAGCACCGTTACTGTAAAGGTAATAGAGCCAAACTCACCGGGTATTTGGGCCCCCGTTTCACCCTATGTTATAGGTGGCGGCGGCAGCGATGTGGTGTGGGGCAATGGTAAGTTTGTTGCCTCCGACTATAATAACGGGTCCGCCGCATATTCGGCAGACGGAGTTGCCTGGACTACCATAACCCAAGATGCAACGACCTTTGGCGCCAATTATATTAAAGATTTAGCGTACCTGAATGGCTCCTTTTGGGCCGTAGGAAAGGGCGGAAAAATTGCCACATCAGTAGACGGCATTACCTGGACAGCGGTAACCCAAACTGTTGCGGCCACGACTGAATTTTACAGCATAGCCTGGGGAGGTGGAGTATACATCATTGCCGGAGTTAGCGGGACAATGATACGCTCCACTGATGGAGTGGACTGGCAAAAAGTAGAAACAAGTACATTTGGTTCGGCCACTATAAACGGCGTAGCTTATGGTAACGGTATATTCATTGCTGTAGGGGCAAACGGCACTTCCGCTTATTCCCCGGATGGAACAAGCTGGACCAGTACCAGTACTACAACCAATACCGGCAGTTTCTTTAGCACCAATACCATTAAAAAGATTGCCTTTGGCGGAGGAAACTTTCTCGCGGTCTCGCGATATGGCGTGGCAAGTACCGCCAACGGGACAGATTGGACCTGGCATGAACTATGGCACTTTGACAGTCCGACGGACCCGGCCTGTGAAAATACCAAAGTGTGGATTCAGGCTGTAGCCTATGGCAACGAGTATTGGTGTGTAGGCGGCCAGGGCGGACGTATAGCCTACACTTCCGATCTGGGTACCTGGAACAAGGTTAACGGCGGTTACCATAATGATCCTTTTGCCAATGGTGATTATGTGAACGGTATAGCCTATAGCGACACCGGCACATGGCTTATTACCGGCGGCGATGGCAGCCCGAAAGCCATGATTTCCCGGCCGTAA
- a CDS encoding FIVAR domain-containing protein, producing MRKCPARGSITRLLAASLIAAALLATGCENATEDPTPGPLSVDTSGLISGITQAKELRDATEVSTNGADVHTSQKWVTQAVKTAFTTAITAAQTAADKSDATQAEIDAALAALNTAKTTFTDALRDGTSVANKTALNRAITEAQELLDNTAVSADGADLLTSEKWVSQAAQTALTNAIATAQTTAGTQDATQAAVDEARTALNTAISVFINAIENGTGAKAALLSAITAAEKTPENILVSIDGADVLVSEKWVTQAALTTFTTAISAAQTVADKSGALQAEFDAALAALNTAKTTFTTAAQAGTGAKAALLSAIAEAEGLQASTKVSTDGMDVLTSQKWALQAAKTAFDSAITTAKTAAETSGALQKAFDDALTALNTAKTTFTSASSAGSLADKAALRRAITEAQGLLTNTEVSTDGTEVSIYKKWVNSQTYKDDLSDAIVLAQAVVDVTDITQPQTDVDNAKIALTTAINVFKGASKYGFNSTTGSVKDITITLYHGAEALSESPTVNIVTRLSHYTVSIGSGWTDIAWYLNNSTKLASTDLVLGLPTSGGNNSYLTLTVEAKKDGLLCTGNWIFKLQN from the coding sequence ATGAGAAAATGTCCAGCACGGGGTAGTATTACCCGGCTTCTGGCGGCGAGCCTAATCGCCGCTGCGCTGCTCGCAACGGGCTGCGAAAACGCTACTGAAGACCCCACACCCGGGCCGCTGAGTGTCGATACATCAGGGTTGATCAGCGGTATCACTCAGGCGAAAGAATTGCGGGATGCTACTGAAGTTTCAACAAATGGTGCGGATGTGCATACCAGCCAAAAATGGGTAACCCAGGCGGTCAAAACTGCCTTTACCACCGCGATTACCGCAGCTCAAACGGCAGCGGACAAAAGCGACGCCACCCAGGCGGAGATCGATGCGGCCCTGGCAGCCTTGAATACCGCCAAAACTACCTTTACCGACGCCCTCAGAGACGGAACCAGCGTAGCCAATAAAACCGCCCTTAATAGGGCCATCACTGAGGCCCAGGAATTACTCGACAATACCGCAGTCTCGGCGGACGGCGCGGATCTGCTTACCAGTGAAAAATGGGTAAGCCAGGCGGCCCAAACTGCCCTTACCAACGCTATTGCCACTGCTCAAACCACGGCGGGTACGCAAGACGCCACACAGGCTGCGGTCGATGAGGCGCGGACAGCCCTGAATACTGCCATAAGCGTCTTTATCAACGCCATAGAAAACGGAACCGGCGCCAAGGCGGCGTTGCTCAGCGCTATCACAGCGGCGGAGAAAACACCGGAAAACATCCTAGTTTCGATAGACGGGGCAGATGTGCTGGTCAGTGAAAAATGGGTAACCCAGGCAGCCCTGACTACCTTTACCACTGCGATTAGCGCGGCGCAAACAGTGGCGGACAAAAGCGGCGCCCTGCAAGCGGAGTTTGATGCCGCCCTGGCAGCCCTGAATACCGCAAAGACCACCTTTACCACCGCCGCCCAGGCCGGAACCGGCGCCAAGGCGGCACTGCTCAGCGCTATCGCAGAGGCGGAAGGTTTACAGGCGAGCACCAAAGTTTCCACAGATGGAATGGATGTTCTTACCAGTCAAAAATGGGCACTCCAGGCAGCCAAAACTGCCTTTGACAGCGCGATTACTACCGCCAAAACAGCGGCTGAAACGAGCGGCGCACTGCAAAAGGCGTTCGATGATGCGCTGACGGCCTTAAATACCGCAAAGACCACCTTTACCAGCGCCTCCAGCGCAGGATCATTGGCCGATAAAGCGGCGCTTCGCAGGGCTATCACTGAGGCCCAGGGCTTACTGACCAATACCGAGGTTTCGACTGACGGCACTGAGGTTTCTATATATAAAAAATGGGTAAATTCTCAGACGTACAAGGATGATTTAAGCGACGCTATTGTCCTGGCACAAGCGGTGGTGGACGTGACCGATATCACACAGCCCCAGACCGATGTTGATAATGCAAAAATAGCCCTTACTACGGCAATAAACGTCTTTAAAGGCGCTAGCAAGTATGGGTTTAACAGCACCACCGGATCGGTCAAGGATATCACCATTACCCTTTACCATGGGGCAGAGGCGCTTTCAGAATCACCAACGGTGAACATTGTAACGAGGCTCAGTCACTACACAGTTTCGATTGGCTCGGGATGGACGGACATAGCCTGGTATCTTAACAACAGTACCAAATTGGCCTCTACGGATCTGGTACTTGGGCTACCCACCAGCGGCGGGAACAATTCGTACCTCACCCTGACCGTCGAAGCGAAAAAAGATGGGCTCCTCTGCACAGGAAACTGGATTTTCAAGCTTCAAAACTAA
- a CDS encoding GTP-binding protein — translation MRLVTFAGPPSAGKTSAAIKTAEALMKEGLTVGAVKFDCISTTDDELYQKRGIPVLTGISGNFCPDHYFITNIEDCVAWGLSRNLDYLFSESAGLCNRCSPHIKGVRSLCVIDCLSGVNTPKKIGPMLLFADMVVITKADVVSQAEREVFAFRAREANRNARFLFVNGLTGEGASELARFLRDAPEVATLNHGQIRFPLPSALCSYCLGETRIGPDYATNSMIARKIEIPPVGEAHV, via the coding sequence ATGAGGCTTGTAACCTTTGCCGGGCCCCCCTCGGCGGGCAAAACTTCGGCGGCTATCAAGACTGCGGAAGCCCTTATGAAAGAGGGGCTCACCGTGGGGGCGGTCAAATTCGACTGCATCTCCACTACGGATGACGAACTCTACCAAAAGCGGGGTATCCCGGTGCTCACGGGGATATCGGGGAATTTTTGCCCGGACCATTACTTTATCACTAATATTGAAGATTGCGTGGCCTGGGGCCTTTCCCGCAACCTGGACTATCTCTTCAGTGAAAGCGCCGGGCTCTGCAACCGCTGTTCTCCCCATATCAAGGGGGTCCGTTCCCTCTGCGTCATCGACTGCCTTTCCGGGGTTAACACCCCAAAAAAAATCGGCCCCATGCTCCTCTTCGCCGACATGGTGGTGATCACCAAGGCGGATGTAGTTTCCCAGGCTGAACGGGAGGTTTTTGCCTTCCGGGCCCGGGAGGCAAACCGGAACGCCCGATTCCTCTTTGTGAACGGCCTTACCGGGGAGGGGGCCTCCGAATTGGCCCGCTTTCTCCGGGACGCCCCGGAAGTCGCCACCCTGAACCATGGGCAGATCCGGTTCCCTTTGCCTTCGGCCCTCTGTTCCTATTGCCTGGGGGAAACCCGCATAGGCCCGGACTATGCCACCAACAGTATGATTGCCCGAAAAATCGAGATACCCCCGGTCGGAGAAGCCCATGTCTAA
- a CDS encoding Ig-like domain-containing protein — MKTKVITKIIIGLALLLVPVFGLSILGCETDSPSSSVTNISISPLRASVKQGEAVQFSASVSAINGAHEGVLWSVEGGHPGTAIFQTGLLTLATDESAETLTVRVISTFDTAKSAVAIITVTPALGVPSVSGVTITPNTVTVEQGETQQFTAHVDVTGDLATTKTWSVTGNTSDDTTISGDGLLTVAAGETAETLTVMAVSTADKTRYDAVSVTVTPAPVSHSIALNPVRVSVDPGKTQQFAAVDNEGQEIAVSWSVEGSSTGTEISQTGLLTVTNDETAVILTVKAVSTADTAKSATAIVTIIQPPQIHSVTVNPSTVSVHKGSTQRFTANVSVTGDAVRTVIWSVDGAAAAETTISAEGLLSVGAGETAATLTVKAVSTADSGKFNTSTVSVAVPMVQSVALSPATASMQRGTTLKFIVMVKATGDLAKTVTWSVDGAHTGTAISTDGLLTVATTETSGSLTVTAISTADTSKFGTATITVTTPSGPTPSTWTAITITGFAGLENDSINSVSYGAGTGFIAGGGPYAQGAAAHPVISISSNGIDNWSPMDLLIDPFDSYVGKIVYLNDKFLVTRGSGVKVGLYSTDSENWAVTEIGFGTKGFAYGNGTYVVGGQHGQAAWSSNGTDWNVLTLDKTTFDNGSANQLYINAVAYGNSIFVMGGGRGHTAWSGDGKNWQGVQGNTAPSEIIFDGPSGFIDCMVFGAGKFVALGGMDGYDAKSAWSIDGVHWTQGGDPHLKTGNGSPTIEFGGGFFLAGDNNGNASYSKDGISWTAIGDTTFAGTPIKGVAYGDSRFVMVGGEGKAAYSLIE, encoded by the coding sequence ATGAAAACGAAAGTTATTACCAAGATTATTATCGGGCTGGCCCTGCTGCTGGTCCCGGTATTTGGATTGAGTATCCTGGGGTGCGAAACCGATTCGCCCTCATCATCGGTAACAAATATTTCCATAAGCCCCCTGAGAGCTTCGGTGAAGCAGGGCGAAGCAGTGCAGTTTTCCGCATCAGTGTCGGCAATAAACGGCGCCCATGAGGGGGTGCTGTGGTCTGTTGAAGGAGGTCACCCGGGAACCGCAATTTTTCAAACAGGTTTACTCACTTTGGCCACCGATGAAAGCGCCGAAACCCTGACGGTAAGGGTAATATCCACCTTTGATACAGCCAAGTCCGCTGTCGCCATCATTACGGTAACACCGGCCTTAGGGGTCCCCTCGGTAAGCGGCGTTACCATAACTCCCAATACGGTTACAGTTGAACAGGGCGAGACCCAGCAATTTACAGCCCACGTTGATGTGACAGGGGATCTGGCAACAACTAAGACATGGTCCGTTACCGGGAACACCAGTGATGATACTACGATTTCCGGGGATGGTTTACTGACCGTGGCCGCCGGGGAAACCGCAGAGACCCTGACGGTAATGGCGGTGTCCACGGCGGACAAAACCAGATACGATGCTGTGTCTGTAACCGTAACGCCGGCGCCGGTGTCCCATTCAATAGCCCTAAATCCCGTAAGGGTTTCTGTTGATCCCGGTAAGACCCAGCAATTTGCCGCTGTTGATAATGAAGGCCAGGAAATTGCTGTAAGTTGGTCTGTGGAAGGATCATCCACAGGAACCGAAATTTCCCAAACAGGTTTATTGACCGTGACCAACGACGAAACCGCGGTAATCCTGACAGTGAAAGCAGTTTCCACGGCGGATACAGCCAAATCAGCCACAGCCATTGTTACTATAATACAGCCACCCCAGATTCACTCCGTGACCGTAAACCCCTCAACAGTATCGGTACATAAGGGTAGTACCCAGCGCTTTACCGCCAATGTCAGCGTGACCGGTGATGCAGTACGTACTGTTATCTGGTCAGTGGATGGAGCTGCTGCAGCAGAAACCACCATATCCGCAGAGGGGCTGCTCAGTGTTGGCGCCGGTGAAACCGCAGCGACTCTGACGGTGAAGGCAGTTTCCACAGCAGACTCGGGCAAGTTTAACACATCGACTGTAAGCGTAGCAGTACCGATGGTACAATCTGTGGCATTAAGCCCTGCAACAGCATCAATGCAACGGGGTACAACCCTGAAATTCATAGTTATGGTCAAGGCAACAGGAGACCTGGCAAAGACCGTGACCTGGTCTGTCGATGGGGCTCACACGGGAACTGCGATTTCCACAGATGGTTTGCTCACCGTAGCCACCACCGAGACCTCGGGGTCATTGACGGTAACGGCAATATCAACCGCAGACACAAGCAAGTTCGGCACTGCAACGATAACCGTAACAACACCGTCAGGTCCCACGCCATCAACATGGACGGCAATCACCATTACCGGCTTTGCCGGCCTGGAAAACGATTCTATCAACAGCGTAAGCTACGGAGCCGGTACAGGCTTCATTGCCGGCGGCGGACCCTATGCCCAGGGAGCAGCCGCGCATCCGGTTATCTCCATCTCGTCAAACGGTATCGATAATTGGTCGCCCATGGATTTACTCATCGATCCCTTTGACAGCTATGTTGGCAAAATAGTTTATCTAAACGATAAATTTTTGGTCACCCGAGGCAGCGGGGTTAAAGTGGGCCTCTATTCTACGGACAGCGAAAATTGGGCGGTAACAGAAATAGGATTCGGTACAAAGGGTTTCGCTTATGGGAACGGCACTTACGTTGTAGGCGGACAGCACGGCCAGGCTGCCTGGAGCAGTAATGGTACGGACTGGAACGTCCTCACCTTAGATAAGACCACTTTTGATAACGGCAGCGCAAATCAATTGTATATAAACGCCGTAGCCTATGGTAACAGCATATTTGTCATGGGCGGAGGCCGGGGACACACCGCCTGGTCTGGGGATGGTAAAAATTGGCAAGGCGTACAGGGAAATACCGCACCATCGGAGATCATCTTCGACGGGCCTTCAGGGTTCATTGACTGTATGGTTTTCGGGGCCGGTAAATTTGTCGCCCTGGGCGGCATGGACGGCTATGACGCCAAATCCGCCTGGTCCATCGATGGTGTTCACTGGACCCAGGGCGGGGATCCCCATCTTAAGACGGGAAACGGCAGCCCCACTATTGAGTTCGGAGGCGGTTTTTTTCTGGCTGGGGATAACAATGGGAATGCGTCCTATTCCAAAGACGGCATAAGTTGGACAGCCATAGGGGACACCACCTTTGCGGGTACGCCAATCAAAGGTGTTGCCTACGGAGACAGCAGGTTTGTTATGGTAGGCGGCGAAGGAAAAGCCGCGTATTCACTTATTGAATAG